One stretch of Chiroxiphia lanceolata isolate bChiLan1 chromosome 1, bChiLan1.pri, whole genome shotgun sequence DNA includes these proteins:
- the FERD3L gene encoding fer3-like protein, which yields MSASLFPAHQLPGLLDEFHGRAPQVPCPERLLGASVLDFVADLSLGAPQGPTGAGPGLGLCDVTAGPPFGHRALSLREGMARGLPLAAFGDGDPEDEEEEEEEERMRSASLLDRPRRKRVITYAQRQAANIRERKRMFNLNEAFDQLRKKVPTFAYEKRLSRIETLRLAIVYISFMTELLDGCSRQEAS from the coding sequence ATGTCAGCCAGCCTCTTCCCAGCCCACCAGCTCCCGGGGTTGCTTGATGAGTTTCACGGCAGAGCCCCGCAAGTGCCCTGCCCGGAGAGATTGCTTGGCGCCTCGGTGCTGGATTTTGTGGCCGACCTGTCCCTGGGAGCCCCCCAGGGACCcaccggggccgggccgggcctgGGACTCTGCGACGTCACCGCCGGCCCCCCTTTCGGCCACAGAGCCCTGTCTCTCCGGGAGGGGATGGCCCGGGGGCTGCCCCTGGCTGCCTTCGGAGATGGAGATCCCGAGGAcgaagaagaggaggaggaagaggagaggatgCGCAGCGCTTCCCTCCTGGATAGACCCAGGAGAAAGCGGGTCATCACATACGCCCAGCGCCAGGCTGCCAATATACGGGAGAGGAAGAGAATGTTCAACCTCAACGAGGCGTTCGATCAGCTGAGGAAAAAGGTGCCCACCTTCGCCTACGAGAAGAGGCTCTCCCGGATAGAGACCTTGCGTCTGGCCATAGTGTACATCTCCTTCATGACTGAGCTCCTGGACGGATGCAGCAGGCAGGAGGCGAGTTAA